In one Macrobrachium rosenbergii isolate ZJJX-2024 chromosome 53, ASM4041242v1, whole genome shotgun sequence genomic region, the following are encoded:
- the LOC136834125 gene encoding zinc finger MYM-type protein 1-like — translation MKTRLKANNKVKYTSPKIQNEIFGLLAQMIREEISEELSSNTYFSVMIDESRDISKKEQLSAVVRCVYKNNIHEEFLDFVWLHNLNAKSLKDSLCTVLRLCLIDPRNCVGQTYDGASVMSGVNRGVQQLVREELTPQAVYIHCYNHRLNLIIVDCVRSVRLADFL, via the coding sequence ATGAAAACTCGACTGAAAGCAAACAATAAAGTTAAATACACCAGCccaaaaattcagaatgaaatttttGGTCTACTGGCCCAAATGATTCGGGAGGAAATTTCAGAAGAACTGAGTTCAAATACGTACTTTTCAGTCATGATTGATGAGTCCAGGGATATCAGTAAGAAAGAACAATTATCAGCAGTTGTTCGCTGTGTGTACAAGAACAATATACATGAAGAATTCTTGGACTTCGTTTGGCTTCACAACCTTAATGCTAAATCACTTAAAGATAGTTTGTGTACGGTTCTGAGATTGTGTTTAATTGATCCCAGAAACTGTGTAGGGCAAACATATGATGGTGCTTCTGTAATGAGTGGAGTGAATCGAGGAGTTCAGCAGCTGGTGCGTGAAGAGTTAACACCACAAGCAGTTTACATTCACTGTTATAATCACAGACTGAATCTTATTATTGTTGACTGTGTCAGATCAGTTCGACTGGCTGACTTTCTTTAG